The Chanos chanos chromosome 9, fChaCha1.1, whole genome shotgun sequence genome includes the window GAATGGTCAGAAACATAGTACATTTTCAAATTTCTCTACATTTAATTGTAAATGACTATGTGAGTGATGTTCTCACGTTGTCCACTGTAACTTTTATCTACAATGTAGGAATGCTTACAGTATAGACCTTAATGTAAACCTCATGTAACTTCATGTTAATAGATATTTTGGGGCTCTTCATGATTTGTAATATATTTTGATGGTGAGTGTAGAAACCTAAGTGTTATTGATTGTGGTGCACTGATAATATGATTACTAACCTAGCAAGGACAATGGTTAGTGGTTAATATATACTTTTGGTTGCCCTGTAGTTTGGCACAGCTCACAGTTGACTGATTTGGTGCTACAGGATCCTGCATGTACAACAAGTTATTCCAATTTAATTCCATTCTGGCTGTAAGCATTATTTGGATGACCAGCTTGTGTCCTGTCTATTCAGGAAGAACGTAACACTGATATGTATTACAATGGAAATATAACAGTTGTTCATTCCAGAAACAAGCCCAAAACACAGAAAGGCAGATCAAgaaggagtttgagaaacttcgCCAGTTTCTGTGTGATGAAGAGGCAGAAGAGGCTGATATCTGcagtaaaaaaggaaagaggagtgaacagtcagatgatgaagaagaagattgaggagatgagtagagagatatCATCTCTTTCATATACAGTCAGAGCTGTAAAGGAGGAGTTAAAAGCTGAAGATATCCTATTCTTACAGgtgtgcaaaacacacacataaacacacacacacatacacacatgcacatacatacacacacatacacgtacacacacacacacacactgattcaaacaccctgagacacacacaggtttatgtAGTAACGGATTACATGTAATCAGGATTACGCAATCAGATTACTAAGTATGAGTAACTATAATCAACCCAGGCATGGCATGGTAAatgctgaacacacaaaatgcatttcatttgcactaaaaatgttttgagatgctttaagagaaaaaaagaatatttgtggaACTCAAATCTGtgtaacagcaacaacaacaacaacaacagaaactctCTTGTTCAGATACTATTATTGTTTTTCCATTACTGATAcatgtaaactctctcctcttAGGATCTTGCCATTGGACTGTTTGGTtccagcagaaaaacagagatagagTGCATAGAGGTCAGATGTAAATTAAACtgctcattttttaaattcattcacaatgtttatgctttttttctttccttttcctttaataataataataatactaattataacatttatttattcactatatagtctcaaagggctttacatgtctataacaaagtcaaatctaGTCATAAGATTCATTGGTGGtacggagtgacatcataaccaggagtcaaacattaatcctaaaaCAATGTGGATTAGGCTGGCTATGAGCTCCCTCGTGAATGAGCAAGAACTTATTTCTGCTTATTCAAGTCCAGAGCTTATATggatcagccccccccccccccctccccaccccccaaacataGAACTCAACAAGACTGTACATTAGAAACAAGAAAGGTTACCGCTGCAAcggttaacttctctctctgttttttggcaTAACGTGGACGGTATTGATTAACATAGATCttctgagagccaaaagaaGGTTGGCAAAtacccaccccctccctccatttCCGGCACCCCTGTTTCCCACCCTCGTGTTATAGCATTTCAAATACGCACAAGTCTGCTCATTCCCACCAATCAGAAGTCTTCATAACCACAACACCACTTCCTGACATACCCTCAACTGAGGCAGGATGTTCAATCTGTTGCTGTGCCaacttcagtctgtttgtctcatttgatttatttcagtTGATTGgtactatttaaaaaaaaactgagttcAATTCACATGTATTGCTGAAAACAGCTAATAGTAAATGAGAATACAATTCACCGGTTGAAGACTGTAGGACTCCTGGAAATTTTTCCTGGAAACCAGACTCTTCAggtaaaagtgaaagtgaaagagaagcaATAAGGAAGACACACATTgatatctgagagaaaatggcATCAAAATACAAATCAGAAGAGGATttaacctgtcctgtgtgcCGTGACATCTACACAGATCCTGTTATTTTATCATGTAGTCACAGCATTTGTAGAACCTGTTTACAGCAGTTCTGGAAAACTAAAGGAGATCAGGAGTGTCCAGTTTGTAGAGGAAAATCCTCAAAGGACATGTCTCTCACGAACCTGGCTTTAAAGAATCTGTGTGAGACCTTCTTACAGGAGAGGAGTCAGAAAACTTCTGCAGTTTCTCAGGAGATCTGTAGTCTGCACAACGAGAAATTAAAGATCTTCTGTTTGGAGGATGAACAgcttttgtgtttggtgtgtcagACTTCACGAAGACATAAAAATCATGAGTGCTGTCCTATTGAAGAAGCTGCAGAAGACAGGAaggtgagtaaaaaaaaaaaaccaaatacatAATTTGTTACTTGTGCACACATAGATAAGGTGTCAGTTACTTTCATGTTAGATTTCCTTCAAATCCTTGGCAGTGTCACATGATCACTTCACTCCTGTAAAAGTGTTTTGTCGTGATTTCACTATTCACTctggcaaaacaaacacaaaagcagatCTTCTGAATATTCAGCATTTGAACTTGATTTTACGACAACACTATCTCAACAGCTCATAAAGCCTGTTTGTCCCCTGTTCAGAAAATCAGAATAAAGTCAAAGAAATTTTGGCTGGGGAGATATGTCCATGAAAGCATTTAAGACACAAACATTTGACATTATGTAACCCATTAGGGGGCGGCACGGAGGCGCAGTgagtagcactgtcgcctcacagcaagaaggacCTACGTTCAATTCCCACCCGGGCagccagagtcctttctgtgttgagtttgcatgttctccccgtgtctgcatgggtttccatccacagtcaggtgaattggagacactaaattgccccttggtgtgattgtgtttgtccgtgtgtctgccctgcaatggccTAGTCAcctatccagggtgtttccctgccttttgcccgatgaatgctgggataagctccagcaccccctgtcaCCCTACTTAGGACAAGTGGCttagaaaacaaatgaatgaatgaatgaatgaatgaatgaatgaatgaatgaatgaatgaatgcataacCCATTATGCGAAGTAAACATCTAGGCCTGCTGGGAGAAATGGGGCAGACatcagtgtttgaaatgtaagGTTGTTTAATTAGCTAAATAATGTTACTGAGAATTTAGGCTGATACATAAAATGTATAAGCAATATTCTGAAGAAACAAATATAACATAACAAAAAATACAGGACATTGCATTACAGTCAATATTCAAAACAATTTCAACATCAATATCAATGGCCAGCtggtgtgagtgaatgtgtgtgtgtgtgtgtgtgtgtgtgtgtgtgtgtgtgtgtgtgtgtgtgtgcgcgtgcgtctgAGACTGCTCAGTGACACCGctcaaaagaaaagatgaaaagcaATGAAACACATAGAAAATGCTGACCTGTTTTTcaagattacattacattgcaaACAAATTCTACCTATCACATCTATCAAATGGATGACaatcactcactatctaagccgcttatcctgactgggggagggggggtgctggagcctatcccagcactcatagggcgaaaggcgaggcaacaccctggacaggtcaccagtccatcgcaaggcagacacacattcacatctaggggcaatttagtgtttccaattcacctaacctgcatgtctttggattgtgggaggaaacccacgcagacacagggagaacatgcaaacacacagaaaggaccacTGTGCACCACTGTGCCGCCCAAATGGATGACAGTTTTATAAtttgatgtacacacacacacatacacatgtacgcacacacacacacacacacacacactatatacataCAGCATATATGAGTAAATGTGTGGTCAGTTTGAAAACAGCCATTTCTTAAGTGCATTAATTTATGACTGCCAGTGGAGGACAtcagttttaatgcatttaatttTGTGATGACATAAAAGTGCTGAGGTTTCAATTCATTCTCATGGATATGCAGGTTTATTGTTAAACGTGTTATTATACAAAAGGTTGTTTTACATGTGAACTTCTAGTGGATGTCCTTAGAACTGTCTGATCTGGGATACTGATCAGTGAGAATACATCTTTACAGCAGTTACTGTcttaatcactcactcacacacacaacattcttTGAGAAAGAGTCCTACAGTTCTCTACTGTTTTAATGGGATTTGACTTGTTAATACACAACAGTGTTAATGTTTTCCAGGAGGAACTCAAGATTGCACTGAAACCTTTACAGGAGAAGCTGGAGATGtttgaaaacttaaaaataagCTCTGATAAAACGGCACAGCACATCAAGGTATAGCGAATAGAGAAACATCATTGGTTGTATGGAAAAAACCTTATTGGGTATTCATGTGAACAAACCCCTCTATCCTGTACCAGAATCAGgcacaacacacagaaaaagggattaaggaggagtttgagaagCTACATCAGTTTCTACGAGATGAGGAGGCAGCCAGGATAACTGCACTTAGGGAGGAACAGGAGCAGAAGAGtgagatgatgaaggagaagatcaaggagatgagtagagagatatcatctctttcagacacaatcagagtCATAGAAGAGGAGTTAAAAGCTGAAGATATCCAGTTCTTACAGGTGTgcgaaacacacacagaaacacatacacacacacacacacacacacacacacacacacacacacagttttaaaggCCGTCCTCTTTACCGCCCCTATGCTAATGGTATACCCCATTTCTTATTTGGTACAATACATTTACACACCCTAATAGTTGCATTTGTACATCGAGGTAGAGACACTCCACAGTTTGAGACTTGTTTGGTGGTGGAAATCCTGCAATAAAAGGATCAACCTTAACTTTGGACTCAGTGATTTGAACCGATCACCTGTGGTGGGCTAGTGCTTGCGAACCCGGCACATAAATTTAATTGGAGTAGCTTCCAGCTGCCATTCCttcagttcacagacacacacacacacacacatatatatatttataaagagagggagagacacagacaggcagagagtaATGTTAGAGAAAAGGATAGATTTTTTAAGGATTATTTGTTAATTTTTAGTACTTATTCTTATGCATTGTCTAGTCTTTATTTGTATTCTAACACTGACCactcttttattctctcagcACTTTGACAGATCAATGAAAAGGTAAGTTTGTtgcctctccctcccttttttctctgtgtttcttaacccaaacccacagcagcactgactcctgaatcttattccagagcccagtgcacactgcaggatccacagatgctttcaggagctctgatcaatgtggcaaagcacctgggcaacctgaagttcagagtgtgggagaagatgcaggacattgttcaatacaATGAGTTTTTAGAATcatattaaagaaaacacattgaTCAATATCATTATTTCCATCATACACAGGAAATTGTACCTTACCCCCAGGACTGACTTTTGTCGTATAACtgctgcagtgttttatttaataGTGAGGAAGTGTGATTTCAATGTGAGATCACTTTGTGGTCAGTTGTGAAGATCAGTTGTAGTGGTCTATACATGTTGTCAGGTTGGTGAGGAGAGCATTTACAGGGATGGGGGTCAGGTTTGCAGCAGTCAGCAttggatgagagagacagatagacagacagacatactgtttacaccttgcattaagatctgattttggtgatccgatcacaagtggacagctcaaaagcacaggtgtaaacgcatccaatgcacATTGAGGTCGCATGGAGAtctgatcactcagaccacatttggaggtggtctggaccgcatatgaccacattcttatagcagtgtattttaatatatatatatatatatatattaagaagaagaagaagaagaagaaagtttTCAGAATTTACGTAAATagtcaaacttaaaaaaaatcaactattTCCTGCACATTTTGCTTTTCAGTAAAACTATAATGTCTACAATATGAACATCGATTTTCTGTCTCTACAGCTCCTGTTactctggaccccaacactgcagaaTCAcgactcatcctgtctgaggatctgaccagtgtgagatgtgtttgtgacatAGATCCTGAGGCAGATGATGAAATACATGTAGATGTCCCAGAtcttcctgataatccagagagaatTGATAAATTTCCTGCTGtgctgggctctgagggctttaactcagggacacactgttGGGATGTTGAGGTTGGAGACCATTTAGCGTGGTTCCTGGGAGTGATACCAGAAtctgcacagagaaaagagggcGCTATAGATGAAGGCTGGGTAATAGCATTTGATAAGAATGAATATGTAGCATACTCTCCCAAACAAGAAGACCTTCCTCTCAAGATGAATAAGAAAATCCAGAGAGTCAGAGTGGAACTCAgttgggacaaaaaaaacctgtcattcTATGATTccctaaataacacacacatacacactttcacacatactTTTACTGAGAGAGTCTTTCCACTTTTCTCTACTGCCAGTAGACAGTGTCCTTTGACTGTCTCACCAATGAAGTCTTCTGTAACAGTCACTTCTGTCTGATGTTAACCTGTCAGAACATAAAGAGTTTGTAGCAGAAGTGTCAGATGCAAAGACttactttttctgtttgttttccttttaccTTTTCTCAAACACAGGGTTTCTTCGTggaggtttgtgtttttttgtatgtttttcttttatttttgttcagtttatttttttatcagtgttttgaACACTTGTCTCACAGCTTTCACCTTAGTTCAAATTGGAATCAGTTCAGAATTAGTTCAAAATTCttagacagatttttttttcctcggtgtgaaagagaaaacatatcaGTAAAATTTCCCTGGGTTTCCTTGCGTCATTGAAAAACTGATGAGATATTGCTCTAAATTAAGAGGAGGATATTAGTTAAACAGTATTTACATACTGTGGGACAGTAAAGGGTTAAAATAATAGTTTAAGAATTTAGATTTATAAATCATAATAATATTCTTTTgaattgtatattttatttgcattttatgtgTGATATCATACCACGCTCCTGCCTTGGTACTGTAAGTGACTGAACTTGAGTGAAGCTGCCATTTTGCTGCAGTCAGGTCTGCAATGTGGcgttggtttttctttttttctctttcatgtcgGCTTTATTATTTGTAATATTACGTAAATAATGTTCATTGTATAAGCATATATGATTGTTTGGACTCTTTGTATTTGGAAGATTTGATTTCAGAAGTGCACTGCAGAGTTTTTGGTTGTAGCCTTCTTATTTTCTAACAAAGCAGTGGAATATTCTTGTTTTATATTGAAGACTGATATTAGATTTTGAATCTGAATTATTCTGTTTCATTGAAACTCAAGTAAATGTAATAATACTTTTTGCACTTCAATAATTTTGTGTTCATTGTAGAATAGGAAAGTTACAGGTAAAGGGCTCTACTTGTGACTACTCCTGTGACTGTTATACCCATGAGTCAGTCTGTAATTTGGCTACATTCCATGTTCATTCatgataattatatttattctaattattttcttcaataaaaaatcatattttaccTCTTAATGGAAAGCATGGTataacatcacacagacattgTATGCATCCTATGCCATTTAGCTTGAAATTTGTCATGATGTTCCTAAATTCACAGTTTGTGCTATGCCCGTTTTTAGTCGAGGGTGTCttggtttcaaaataatgaataaaaaccgTTTAAGTCAACAggtgtatttattcatttcaaaactccaaatgccaaagaaaaataatatttattgtgTGCTAACAGGTCGAAATGCTCCCGCACTCGCGATCGCCTCTTTCCAAATTCAATTTCCATCTGCGTGTGTCTCGGCTCATTATATGAGGTACATGACCGGTTCTTTCATGTCCCCATTTAGCAGAGCCCTGCGCGGGGCTGGATTTCTGACCATTACCGCCCGCTCCCAcaatgtatgattgtgaaagctaatttattgtaagaaacGATTAGTGATTATGTGCGTGTTATGCAAGCCCACAATGACCTTTAAATAGActtattttggtcatatcgacTTGGAAAATGTACAGTAAGGATAATTTAGACACTGCTTATTTCTTGCAtacctgctgcatttgtttgtacagtgatgtttgagatGGGTCAGCTCGCCATTTTGCCGAGAATTTTCTATGGCTACGAAACTGAGTGGATCTTGTTTGAGTTGGaactaataaatgttgaacaacggCTACTAATagtgaaattactgcaacacagaataGAGAGAAGGcatcggaggagatggtgtgtacgaccattgaacTGATTGCAGAAGGAGGGTGAAACTACcagcggaccaatcacagttgttgcagTCTGTTTCTACGCACGTCGCCGCGacgcgtagttacatttctggggaggtgcgcgtcaggctatGGTGAAGGCTACTAAGTACGACTGGTTTTCGCATGTGcgacaaattcagttcattttgctCTGTCTCGCAATGTTAccaaaagtggaaaataatacgtGGATCGACTGGCAGCCGAGCCTTTGCCT containing:
- the LOC115821650 gene encoding tripartite motif-containing protein 35-like, with the translated sequence MASKYKSEEDLTCPVCRDIYTDPVILSCSHSICRTCLQQFWKTKGDQECPVCRGKSSKDMSLTNLALKNLCETFLQERSQKTSAVSQEICSLHNEKLKIFCLEDEQLLCLVCQTSRRHKNHECCPIEEAAEDRKEELKIALKPLQEKLEMFENLKISSDKTAQHIKNQAQHTEKGIKEEFEKLHQFLRDEEAARITALREEQEQKSEMMKEKIKEMSREISSLSDTIRVIEEELKAEDIQFLQHFDRSMKRAQCTLQDPQMLSGALINVAKHLGNLKFRVWEKMQDIVQYTPVTLDPNTAESRLILSEDLTSADDEIHVDVPDLPDNPERIDKFPAVLGSEGFNSGTHCWDVEVGDHLAWFLGVIPESAQRKEGAIDEGWVIAFDKNEYVAYSPKQEDLPLKMNKKIQRVRVELSWDKKNLSFYDSLNNTHIHTFTHTFTERVFPLFSTASRQCPLTVSPMKSSVLFHCMVPARLDSNRLCSLFGLKELKTALKPLHEKLETFKNFKLSFDKVAEHIKNQTQHTEKQIKEEFEKFHQFLRDEEAAKITYFDMSLKSSCHSGPKHCNNANPHLFLSEDLTSAGSLASGIRYQGVTESLYAGKNTRQRHPLLASCC